DNA sequence from the Nitrospinota bacterium genome:
GGCCGACCCCAATACCGCCGATTCGCACGGCAACCCCGTCCTTTCGATGGCCGCCGAGGAGGGATACCTCGAAATCGTGCAATCGTTGCTGAAAAAGGGGGCCGATGTGAACCGTACCGACAAGGACGGCGCCACCGCATTGATGGAAGCGGCGGGGAAAAACCGGATGGATGTTGTGAAGGCGCTGATCGATGCGGGGGCTGATCCGAATCTGGCCGCCGCGAATGGGGTAACGCCGGTCTGGGCCGCTTCGTACGAAGGGCTTGTGGAGATGGTGGAGTATCTCCTTCCGCTTTCAAAAGACGTCAACGTGAAAGACAATACGGGCAAACAGACCCTCCTTATGAATATGATAAATATGGCCGAGGCGAATCAGGCCGGCATTGTGAAGGCGCTGCTGGAAAGGGGCGCCGATGTAAACGCCGTGGACGAGCGCGGGTGGACGCCGCTTATGTGGGCCGCAAAATTGGACGACGCGGAGATTACCCGCATACTCCTTGAAAAAGGGGCCGACCCGAACATCCGCGCCAAGCGGAACGAAACCGCCCTGACAATCGCGAAAAAAGAAAATCACGCGGCCGTGGCGGCGCTTCTTTCAAAGGCCAAACCAAAAAAATAACCCTCCCGGCCTTGCGGGAACGCCGCGCCCGGTATGCAACCGTTGATAAACGCTGTATACTTTCGGAAAATAACCGGAGGCAGGGGGAAAATGGAACGGGGCGGGCTGGCGCTTTTCGGGCGGTTCATCGCCATAATCATAGCGACCGAGTTTGGCGCCGAGCTGCTGATCCCCCCGTTGTTCGGCATGGAGCCGGAAAACATCTTCAAGACCTTTGTGGATACCGCCCTGCTGAGCCTTATCGGGAGCGTGCTTGCCTACTTTTTCATCTACCGCCCCGCCACCGAAAACATCCGGCGGACGCGCCGGGCCGAATCCGAAAGCCAACTGGCCGAGGAACGGCTGATGGCGCTTATCAACGCGATGCCGGACGCCGTTTACTTCAAGGACGGCGATGGGCGCTGGCTGGTGGTGAACGATGCGGGCCTGAAACTGTTCGATCTGGAAAATAACGGCTATCGCGGCAAGCGGGATTCCGAGCTGGCGCCGCCGGACAACTTCCACCATCCGGCGCTCCGCCACTGCGAAGAGACCGATAAAAAGGCGTGGGAGGACGAAGGCCCCATCCGCGTGGAAGAAAAAATCCCCCAGCCGGACGGACGGCTGCTCCATTTCGATGTCATCAAAACGCCGCTTTTCCACCCGGACGGCACGCGCAAGGGGCTGGTCATCCTGGGACGCGACATCACGCGGGAAAAATCGCTGAAAAACGCCCGCGACTATTTCGCCGCCGTCACGTCGCACGAGATGCTGACGCCGCTCACCAAGCTCCGCCTCGTCAAAACCCTTGTCGCCAACCCCGGAAGCGGTCCGGACGCCCCGGCGCGCCTGGGCGAGGTGGCGAAATGCGTCCAGGAGGGGTACGACGAATTTTCCCGGATCGCCGATACCACCAGCTTGTTGGCGGCCTTGAGCGCCCCGTCCCCGCCGGAAACGTTCAAGGCGTTCCTGATCCATCTGCACGCGCTGCGGGCGATCAACAAGACCATTGAAGGGATCGAACATGAAAAACGGGCGGTGCGGCTGGCGATGGACATGGACGGCCTCGCGCACGATGCGCGGGTGCATGGCAACCCCGCCATCGTGGAAGCGGCCCTGCGCGAGGTGCTTTCAAACGCCGTGAAATACACCCCCAACGGCGGCACGGTCACGGTGAAAGGTTTCACGAAAGAAAAAGAGGCGGTCATCGCCATCGCCGACCAGGGAACCGGCATACCGGCGGAAAAAATACAGGCGGCCTTCGAGCCGTTCTTCTCGCTTGAAAACCCGCTTAACCATTCCACCGGGCAGTACAAGTTTCGGGGGGGCGGCCTCGGTATCGGCCTCACAATCGCGCTGATGGCTTTGCGGCACCACGGCGGCGCCATTACCCTGGAAAGCGGCGGAGAGGGCGGCGGCACCGTGGCCACCCTGCGTTTCCCCCTCGCCTGACCGCACGGAACCGCGCTCCGTTGGCGGCGGTGGTCAGCGGGATGGAGACTTGGCGGTGTAAATCACCGTCTCTTTGTAAAGCAGTGCGCCTCTTTCGTCCCGCATGGTAAAATCGCTCATCAGATAGTCGGGATCGACGAACCAGCTCCCGGCGATTTTCCGTTTGTCGTCGCCGCCGGTGAAGGTGAACAGGTTTTCGTTCACGAATTGTCCGCGCGGGTATTCCGTTATAACTTCCATCTTGCTGTTATAGAGAATGCTGGCGGCGCTGTCGTTTGACGAGACGATTTTCACGATGACATCGGGATCGGATTTCTTGTTGATGAAATTCTTTATCTGGATGATCTTAACGATCCCTTCCTGAAAATAGTCCAGCTTGCAGCTGAATTTCCGGCTGTGTATTTGCGGCGAGGCGTTGATGTTGTATTCAATCGAGATGGCGTCGAACGCGCGCTCGCCCGCGTATGCGGCGGGCGCAAACAGGAGCGCCGCGGCAAGCAACAGCGGCAAAAGCGGTCGGTTCATCTTTCGTAATTCTCCAGGAAATATACTATACTCGTTTTCGTTAATTGCCATTGTATAACGCCTTTGATAACGATGAAGAAAGAGAAATCGCCATGGTAAAACTGCAAATCACGGACAAGCCGCTGGAGCGGATACGGGCGGGGGCCGCCATCCTGTTCATGTTCGAGGGGGATGCCGCGCCCAAAGCCGTCGACGCCCGTCTTGGGGGACGCATCGCCGCGCTGTTAAAGGGTAAAAAATTCACGGCGAAAAAAGGATCGGTGCGCGCCATCGATACGCTGGGCAAGCTGCCCGCCGACACCATTCTGCTGGCGGGATTGGGAAAAAAGGACGAATGCACACTGGAGACCGTCCGCCGCGCCGCCGCGTCCGCCGCGCGCGCCGCGAAAACGGCGGGGGCCGAAACGCTGGCGCTTTCGCTTGAGGGGCTGGCGATGGAGTTCCCGGCGGACGACGCGGCGCAGGCCGCCGCCGAGGGTATCCTGCTTTCGCAGTACACGTTCACCGCCTACCGCAAGAAAGACGATAACGGCGGCGCCGGGCTGAAAACCGCCTTCTTCGCGCCGGGAAAAGAGGGGGCCAAAATCAAGGCGGGGCTCGGCGCGGCGGAGATAACCTGCCGCGCGGTCTACCTCGCGCGCGATCTGGGGAACCACCCCGGCAACGTGGCCACCCCCTCGTTTTTGGCGAACGCCGCCGCGCGCGCGTGCCGCAAGGCCGGCGTGAAGTGCCGCGTGTACGGACGGCGCGAACTGGAAAAGATGAAGATGGGTTCGTTCCTCGCGGTGGCCAAAGGAAGCGCCGAGGAGCCGAAGTTCATCGTGATGGAGCACATGAAAGGCCCGAAGAACCAAAAGCCGGTGGTGCTGGTGGGGAAAGGGCTCACGTTCGACACCGGCGGCATCTCGATAAAACCATCGGGCAGCATGGAAGACATGAAATTCGACATGTCGGGCGGCGGCGCGGTTATCGCCACGATGGCGGCGGTGGGCCATCTCAAGCTCAAGATGAACATCGCCGGCCTCGTCCCCTGCACCGAGAACATGCCGGGCGGGCGCGCCGTGAAGCCGGGCGATATCGCCCGGAGCGCCAGCGGCATCACCATCGAGATCATCAACACCGACGCGGAGGGGCGGCTGATTTTGGCCGACGCGCTGGATTACGCGAAGCGGTACAAGCCGCGCGCGGTGGTGGACCTGGCCACCCTCACCGGGGCCTGCATGGTGGCGCTGGGAAGCTGCGCCAGCGGCCTCTTCGGCACCGACGAAAAACTGGTGGCCGCGCTGAAAGCCGCCGGGGAAAAAACCGGCGAGCGCTGCTGGGAACTGCCGCTGTGGGAGGAATACGACGACCAGATCAAGAGCACGGTCGCCGACGTGAAGAACGTGGGGGACCGCTACGGCGGCGCGATCACCGCCGCGCGCTTTTTGAAGAAGTTCACCGATTACCCGTGGGCGCACCTCGATATCGCCGGCACCGCCTATACGGCAAAACCGGCCGCGCCGTACCAAACCGGCGGCAGCAACGGCCTCGGCCCGCGCCACCTGATTGAATTTTTGAAGAACTACAGAAAATAACGACGGCGGGGCGCGGGCCGCATACCCGCCCCCTTTTCCGGAAAGAAAATGGCAAACCGGGCCGGCTCCACCGAAGTTGGGTAAGGAGGGGATACGGGGAAGGTTTTTAACCCCCTTTTCACGGGGAAGCCCTCCTTGCTGAGGCGGGGCGGGGAGACTTTCCGCCAAAGGCAAGAGCCATGAACACCGGATCAGTCTTTTCAACGGGTTGTGGAATTTCAGTATCTATATCTGCCGGTTTATGCTAAATTTGCACGATTACTTGACTATACTGATAGGAGAAACCGCACACAAACGGTTCTCCATCTTACTTTTAAACGGCAACCATATTTTTTAAGAGCTTTCTAATACGGGAAGATTGAATCGGCCGATGGCGCTTGTCATCAGCCCATCACAACTTCCCATTAAAGAGCCGTTGCCAAAGGGCTTTACGCCCCAAACGCAACATACATTGAAAAGGACGGGATATGAACAAACTGCTTCTTACCGGGGTTTTCAAACCCTTTGGAGTCAGCGACGAATACGGCGAGGCCCTCTGCACGATGGAGCTTCTCAATAACCAGGTGACGCGCGAGCAGGGCATCCACTCCCCCCGTTCCAACAACCCCAGTTTCGGCCTCTACCTGATAGCCGAAAACGTGCAGGTGCCCGCCACCGTGCTCGATTTTCCCTGGTGGAAGGATTTTACGCGCGAAGTCGACAGCGGCGAATATACCCACATCGGCATATCGTTCATCGTTCCGAACGTGATGAAGGCGAAGCGGATGGCCGATTACATCCGCGAGAAATCCCCCAACACCAAGATACTGCTCGGCGGCCACGGCACTTCCATCCCGAACCTGGAAGAGATATTGACGTTCGACGACGCCTGCCGCGGCGAAGGGGTGGCATGGATGCGGCGCTATTTCGGCGAGCCGGTTGACCGGAAGATCGTCCATCCCGTCTGCCCGTCCGCGGTGCGGAAGTTCGTGTACGGCGGGCCCATCGTCCGCGACGCCGGCATCATCGTCACCGGCGTCGGCTGCCAAAACTCCTGCCGCTTCTGCGCCACCGCGCACAAATTCGAGAAACGCTACACCGCCTTTTTGTTCAGCGGCCGCGAGGTGTTCGACGCCTGCGAAAAAACCGAGAAAGCGATGAAGGTCACCGATTTCGCGCTGATGGACGAGAACTTCTGCAAAAGCCCGCGCCGCGCGCGCCAGCTCCTCGAGGAGATGGAGCGGCACGGCAAGGCCTACACCTTCGCCACTTTCTCGTCGGCCGAGACCATCGGCAAGCTGGGGATCGATTTTCTCGTCCGGCTGGGGGTGAAATTCCTCTGGATCGGCGTGGAATCGAAGGCCAACGTGTTCGACAAGACCAAGGGGGTCGATCTGCACAAGCTGATCGCCGACCTGCAAAACCACGGCATCACCGTGCTGGCCTCGGCCATCCTGTTCATGGAGCACCACGACAAGGAATCGATCCACGAGGACATCGACTGGGCCATCTCGCTGGAATCGGACCTCTTGCAGTTCATGGAGTTCGGCCCGATACCCGGCACGAAGCTCTACAAGGATTACGACGCGGCGGGAAAGCTGCTCAAGGACGTGCCGTGGCCGAAACAGCACGGGCAGGACGAGATATGGTTCCACCATCCGCATTTCACCCCGAAGGAGACCGCCGTCTACACCCGGAACGCCTTCATCAAGAAATTCCAGACGCACGGCCCCGGCGTGATAAGCATGGCGCAAACCTACCTCAAGGGGTATCTCACCGTTCAGCGCGAAACAGCCGAGCGCGAAGCGAAGGGCTTGGTCTGGAACGCCGAAGTGCTGCGCTACGTGCAGGGGGGCAAACCCGGCGCCGTGGACGAATTCATGCGGAAACGGCTGGAGGCCATGCGTGAATCGGCGCTGGAGTTCCGCCCGATCCTTGCCGCCGCCGCGGATCACGCGCCAAACGGGGCCGCGCGCGAAAAAGCCAAAAAGCTGCGCGCCGCGTTCAGCGAAACCTTCGGCGCGCCGACGGTTCTGGACCGCGTCATGTCCGGCGCGGTGCGGGTGCTCGCGGTGAGCGAAAAAATCCGCGCCATGGCGAAGGGGGGCGACGTTATGCGCCAGCCGAAGACCGTCCGGATGACTTATCCCGACCGCACCATGCAGAGCCATGCGGCCGACGAACAGCGCTGGACGCATGCGCCCGGCATGCCGCTGGTGGAAGATACCGCCGACGTCACCGCCGGCTGAGCCGCCGGGCCGAAAGGTGGAGGAAAGTAATCATTGATGACTTTCCTCCACCGCATCAAATGACTTTGGAAATCATCCCCCTCAGTCTCACCTTTGGGAAAAATTCCCAAGACCGCATGGCGGAAGCGAAAAACCCCGGCAAAGAGGGGGCATTGGCCGCGGTGGAAACATTCTATTGCGCCTTCAACAGCCGCTCACCCGGATTGCTCAAAGAAGTATGGCTGAATGACCCGCTCTGTCAGCTTAATAATCCGCTCGGTGGAATGATGCGCGGGATAGAGCCGATCTCCGCCCTGTATGAAAAAATATTCAACGGCCCTTCGCGGGTCTGGGTGGAGTTTTACGATATCATCCTGTACCTCACCCGCGATGCCGCCATCTTCGCGGGGCGCGAACGGGGCGAGTTTGTAAAGGGGGAAGCCGCCGTTAACCTCGCCATCCGCACGACGCGCGTCTTTCTCTATGATTCAGCCGCCGGCCGCTGGGCGCAAGCGCACCACCACGGCAGCATTGACGACGCGGCTTTGCTGGACCGCTATCAAAAAGCCGTCAATCCATAAAGAAGGGACTTCGCTTCCTTCTTTCCCCTCAACGCACGGTACATGAAAAAGCGGATTTTTCTTTATCCAATCCGGCCTCAACAATATTAAGCTATGCCCATGGATGCGGTATCGGCAAAAGGGCTGCGGCGCTCGTTTGGGGCGTTCGAAGCGGTAAAAAAATTGGATTTCGCCATCCGCCCCGGCGAATGCTACGGGTTCCTCGGCCCCAACGGCGCGGGTAAAAGCACCACCATCCGGATGATTCACGGGCTGCTGCCGCGCTGCGGCGGCGAACTGAACGTGCTGGGGCGCGACATCGATCTCGACCGCCCCGCCATCAAGGCGCAAATCGGCGTCGTATCGCAGGAGAACAACCTCGACCGCGATCTCACCGTCCGCCAAAACCTGCTCACCTACGCCCGCTACTTCGAGATACCGCCGCCGGAAGCCCGCCGCCGCGCCGCCGAGCTGCTCGCCTTTGTGCAGCTCGACGCGAAGGCGGACGACCGCCTCGCCACCCTCTCCGGCGGGATGCAGCGGCGGCTCGCCATCGCCCGCGCGCTCATCAACAATCCAAGCCTGCTGATACTGGACGAGCCGACCACCGGGCTTGACCCGCAGGCGCGCCACCTCATCTGGCGGCGGCTGAACATGCTCAAGCGCCAGCAGATCACGACGATCCTCACCACCCACTACATGGAGGAGGCGGAACAGCTTTGCGACCGCGTGGCGATCATGAACGGCGGGGAGATTTTGCTGGAAGGGCCGCCGCGGGAGCTCATCGCGCGCGAAATCGGCGAAGAGGTGGTGGAGATACATGTGGAAGAAGGGAAGATGCCCGCCGCCATCGGCGCGGTGCGGGAGATATGCGGGAACTACGATGTGCATGGCGAAACGCTCTACCTCTACAGCGGCGAGTGCAAGAAGCTGGCGCGGGAGGTTATGAAGCTGGAGCACCGGATGATCGTGCATCGCCGCGCCACGCTGGAAGACCTTTTCCTGAAGCTCGCCGGGAGGACGCTCAATGAATAGCGCGAAAGCCCGCTTCACCGGCGCGTTCCGGTTCTGGCAGCGGAATTTCGACGTCTTCCGCAGCCACTACCTCTCCTCCGTCGTCGGCAACATCGGCGAGCCGCTGCTCTACCTCTTCGGCCTCGGCGCGGGCATCGGGGGGATGATCGAGAAGGTGGACGGCGTGCCGTACCTCCAGTGGATCGCGCCCGGCATGATGGTCGCCGCCGCGATGAACGCCGCCGCCTTCGAATGCACCTTCGGCGCGTATACCCGCATGGCGGAGCAAAAGGTGTACGACGGGGTGATGGCGACGCCGCTGGAGATAGAGGACATCGTGCTGGGGGAAATCCTCTGGGGGGCGACCAAGGGGCTGATGAGCAGCGGCATCCTGCTGCTGGTGCTGGCGGCGCTGGGGCTGTTCGACCGGTGGGTGGCCGTGCCGTTCCTGCTTATCGAGATGGCGCTCTTCGGCACGGTGTTCGCCGCGCTCACCATGTGCATCACGGCGGTGTCGAAAAGCTATGAGTTCTTCAATTACTTCTTCACGCTGTTTCTCACGCCGATGCTGGTCTTTTCCGGCATCTGGTTTCCGGCCGCGAAGCTCCCCGCGTGGCTTGCGAACAGCTTCCTGAT
Encoded proteins:
- a CDS encoding ankyrin repeat domain-containing protein encodes the protein MRRMLIALVIAAIPLAAPASPLKEGDVSSPAARGEQSVKSGNEAAASFLKAAQERDAETLKAMLADGFDPNYTDEHGQTAILFTILAGDDEGVDILLEAGADPNTADSHGNPVLSMAAEEGYLEIVQSLLKKGADVNRTDKDGATALMEAAGKNRMDVVKALIDAGADPNLAAANGVTPVWAASYEGLVEMVEYLLPLSKDVNVKDNTGKQTLLMNMINMAEANQAGIVKALLERGADVNAVDERGWTPLMWAAKLDDAEITRILLEKGADPNIRAKRNETALTIAKKENHAAVAALLSKAKPKK
- a CDS encoding PAS domain-containing protein is translated as MERGGLALFGRFIAIIIATEFGAELLIPPLFGMEPENIFKTFVDTALLSLIGSVLAYFFIYRPATENIRRTRRAESESQLAEERLMALINAMPDAVYFKDGDGRWLVVNDAGLKLFDLENNGYRGKRDSELAPPDNFHHPALRHCEETDKKAWEDEGPIRVEEKIPQPDGRLLHFDVIKTPLFHPDGTRKGLVILGRDITREKSLKNARDYFAAVTSHEMLTPLTKLRLVKTLVANPGSGPDAPARLGEVAKCVQEGYDEFSRIADTTSLLAALSAPSPPETFKAFLIHLHALRAINKTIEGIEHEKRAVRLAMDMDGLAHDARVHGNPAIVEAALREVLSNAVKYTPNGGTVTVKGFTKEKEAVIAIADQGTGIPAEKIQAAFEPFFSLENPLNHSTGQYKFRGGGLGIGLTIALMALRHHGGAITLESGGEGGGTVATLRFPLA
- a CDS encoding leucyl aminopeptidase — encoded protein: MVKLQITDKPLERIRAGAAILFMFEGDAAPKAVDARLGGRIAALLKGKKFTAKKGSVRAIDTLGKLPADTILLAGLGKKDECTLETVRRAAASAARAAKTAGAETLALSLEGLAMEFPADDAAQAAAEGILLSQYTFTAYRKKDDNGGAGLKTAFFAPGKEGAKIKAGLGAAEITCRAVYLARDLGNHPGNVATPSFLANAAARACRKAGVKCRVYGRRELEKMKMGSFLAVAKGSAEEPKFIVMEHMKGPKNQKPVVLVGKGLTFDTGGISIKPSGSMEDMKFDMSGGGAVIATMAAVGHLKLKMNIAGLVPCTENMPGGRAVKPGDIARSASGITIEIINTDAEGRLILADALDYAKRYKPRAVVDLATLTGACMVALGSCASGLFGTDEKLVAALKAAGEKTGERCWELPLWEEYDDQIKSTVADVKNVGDRYGGAITAARFLKKFTDYPWAHLDIAGTAYTAKPAAPYQTGGSNGLGPRHLIEFLKNYRK
- a CDS encoding cobalamin B12-binding domain-containing protein translates to MNKLLLTGVFKPFGVSDEYGEALCTMELLNNQVTREQGIHSPRSNNPSFGLYLIAENVQVPATVLDFPWWKDFTREVDSGEYTHIGISFIVPNVMKAKRMADYIREKSPNTKILLGGHGTSIPNLEEILTFDDACRGEGVAWMRRYFGEPVDRKIVHPVCPSAVRKFVYGGPIVRDAGIIVTGVGCQNSCRFCATAHKFEKRYTAFLFSGREVFDACEKTEKAMKVTDFALMDENFCKSPRRARQLLEEMERHGKAYTFATFSSAETIGKLGIDFLVRLGVKFLWIGVESKANVFDKTKGVDLHKLIADLQNHGITVLASAILFMEHHDKESIHEDIDWAISLESDLLQFMEFGPIPGTKLYKDYDAAGKLLKDVPWPKQHGQDEIWFHHPHFTPKETAVYTRNAFIKKFQTHGPGVISMAQTYLKGYLTVQRETAEREAKGLVWNAEVLRYVQGGKPGAVDEFMRKRLEAMRESALEFRPILAAAADHAPNGAAREKAKKLRAAFSETFGAPTVLDRVMSGAVRVLAVSEKIRAMAKGGDVMRQPKTVRMTYPDRTMQSHAADEQRWTHAPGMPLVEDTADVTAG
- a CDS encoding nuclear transport factor 2 family protein, with amino-acid sequence MTLEIIPLSLTFGKNSQDRMAEAKNPGKEGALAAVETFYCAFNSRSPGLLKEVWLNDPLCQLNNPLGGMMRGIEPISALYEKIFNGPSRVWVEFYDIILYLTRDAAIFAGRERGEFVKGEAAVNLAIRTTRVFLYDSAAGRWAQAHHHGSIDDAALLDRYQKAVNP
- a CDS encoding ABC transporter ATP-binding protein — encoded protein: MPMDAVSAKGLRRSFGAFEAVKKLDFAIRPGECYGFLGPNGAGKSTTIRMIHGLLPRCGGELNVLGRDIDLDRPAIKAQIGVVSQENNLDRDLTVRQNLLTYARYFEIPPPEARRRAAELLAFVQLDAKADDRLATLSGGMQRRLAIARALINNPSLLILDEPTTGLDPQARHLIWRRLNMLKRQQITTILTTHYMEEAEQLCDRVAIMNGGEILLEGPPRELIAREIGEEVVEIHVEEGKMPAAIGAVREICGNYDVHGETLYLYSGECKKLAREVMKLEHRMIVHRRATLEDLFLKLAGRTLNE
- a CDS encoding ABC transporter permease; the encoded protein is MNSAKARFTGAFRFWQRNFDVFRSHYLSSVVGNIGEPLLYLFGLGAGIGGMIEKVDGVPYLQWIAPGMMVAAAMNAAAFECTFGAYTRMAEQKVYDGVMATPLEIEDIVLGEILWGATKGLMSSGILLLVLAALGLFDRWVAVPFLLIEMALFGTVFAALTMCITAVSKSYEFFNYFFTLFLTPMLVFSGIWFPAAKLPAWLANSFLIFPTPHAVNIARYLFHGGGAVMPIIGILCLAACAPPLIWCAMRLVKRRLVPAP